One segment of Streptomyces sp. NA02950 DNA contains the following:
- a CDS encoding choice-of-anchor Q domain-containing protein: MRSSTALSALTASLAALAGIVAAAPASAQAASAATTFTVDSTEDAVDADASDGVCRTARGTCTLRAAVMAANAQPGSTIELSAAHYRLTIPPDPDQLNGRTADPTKGDLNILEPTTIRGAGARETIIDADHIDRVFRMGADTQLSDLTITGGDAKQREVPITDPGGGGIANSKNMTLRRVTVTGNRAGYGGGIFNIPNSHLSLIDSTVSRNISGEAGGIRFDDTGTVVNSTIADNRVTDDWDRPGSLSGYGGGIDIRGTGLVDIRNSTITGNTATDGGGGINIAPAYLDSLPGPITDPINLPLGHLALKNTIIAENTIGEATSDCKNVFATIESRGSNLDSGNNCHLTAKGDLPSRDPHLGPLGANGGPTDTVALLSGSPAIDGGADCPSADQRGVLRPQGPACDIGAFEYEH, encoded by the coding sequence ATGAGAAGTTCGACTGCCCTTTCGGCGCTGACCGCCTCGCTGGCGGCCCTCGCAGGGATCGTGGCCGCCGCCCCGGCCTCTGCGCAAGCGGCCTCCGCGGCCACGACCTTTACGGTCGACTCCACCGAAGACGCCGTGGATGCGGACGCGTCCGACGGTGTCTGCCGCACCGCCCGAGGCACCTGCACCCTGCGCGCGGCGGTCATGGCCGCGAACGCCCAGCCCGGCAGCACGATCGAGCTGTCCGCCGCCCACTACCGGCTGACCATTCCCCCCGACCCCGACCAGCTCAACGGGCGCACCGCCGACCCGACCAAAGGCGACCTGAACATCCTCGAGCCGACCACCATCCGGGGGGCCGGGGCGCGGGAGACCATCATCGACGCCGACCACATCGACCGGGTCTTCCGCATGGGCGCCGACACGCAGCTGTCCGACCTCACCATCACCGGAGGAGACGCCAAGCAGCGGGAGGTGCCCATCACCGACCCTGGCGGGGGCGGCATCGCCAACAGCAAGAACATGACGCTGCGCCGGGTGACCGTGACGGGGAACCGCGCCGGCTACGGGGGCGGCATCTTCAACATCCCCAACTCCCACCTGTCCCTGATCGACAGCACCGTCAGCCGCAACATCTCGGGCGAAGCCGGCGGCATCCGGTTCGACGACACCGGCACCGTGGTCAATTCGACGATCGCGGACAACCGCGTGACCGACGACTGGGACCGGCCGGGCAGCCTGTCCGGATACGGCGGCGGCATCGACATACGCGGCACCGGCCTGGTGGACATCCGCAACTCCACGATCACCGGCAACACCGCCACCGACGGCGGCGGCGGGATCAACATCGCCCCCGCCTACCTGGACAGCCTGCCGGGACCCATAACCGACCCCATCAACCTGCCGCTGGGTCACCTCGCCCTGAAGAACACCATCATCGCCGAGAACACCATCGGCGAGGCCACCAGCGACTGCAAGAACGTCTTCGCCACCATCGAGTCACGAGGCAGCAACCTCGACAGCGGAAACAACTGCCATCTCACGGCCAAAGGCGATCTCCCCAGCCGTGATCCCCACCTCGGGCCCCTCGGCGCAAACGGCGGGCCGACGGACACCGTGGCATTGCTGTCCGGCAGTCCCGCCATCGACGGCGGCGCTGACTGCCCGTCCGCCGACCAGCGCGGCGTGCTGAGGCCTCAAGGCCCGGCGTGCGACATCGGAGCCTTCGAATACGAGCACTGA
- a CDS encoding TetR/AcrR family transcriptional regulator, with the protein MTGSQRQRLLYAMTVVVAEKGYIAATVADVTARAGVSRKTFYELFADKEECFIAAAETGRELMVKRLEASFARSSAQSLSRVATLRASIRAFLGLIAEEPEFARAFFLETAAAGGRAQEHQDSCRSWFAESMRAWHTRVPGHRRVPDETYMAAADATHEAVCRCLRRGRIGEVPALEDAVLHICLALLGVVNPAEDAGEGEPGEV; encoded by the coding sequence GTGACGGGTTCGCAGCGTCAGCGGCTGCTCTACGCGATGACGGTCGTGGTGGCCGAAAAGGGCTACATCGCCGCGACCGTGGCCGATGTGACGGCACGGGCAGGCGTGTCCCGCAAGACGTTCTACGAGCTGTTCGCGGACAAGGAGGAGTGCTTCATCGCCGCTGCGGAGACGGGCCGCGAGCTGATGGTCAAGCGGCTTGAGGCGTCGTTTGCCCGCTCGTCGGCGCAGTCGCTCTCCCGTGTGGCGACGCTTCGTGCCTCGATCCGTGCCTTTCTCGGGCTGATCGCCGAAGAGCCGGAATTCGCCAGGGCGTTCTTCCTGGAGACGGCGGCGGCCGGCGGCCGGGCGCAGGAGCACCAGGACTCCTGCCGCTCCTGGTTCGCCGAGTCGATGCGCGCCTGGCACACCAGGGTTCCCGGTCACCGCCGTGTCCCCGATGAGACCTACATGGCCGCGGCTGACGCCACACACGAAGCCGTCTGCCGCTGTCTGCGCCGCGGGCGCATCGGCGAGGTCCCCGCCCTGGAGGACGCCGTGCTGCACATCTGTCTCGCCCTGCTGGGCGTGGTCAATCCGGCAGAGGACGCCGGAGAGGGTGAGCCGGGAGAGGTGTGA
- a CDS encoding HAD family hydrolase, whose protein sequence is MRTALERACVFADRAVLVGDTPADVRGGLAGGVRVVAVATGRSSTEDLREAGAEVVVDDLSDTRQVLKLLTS, encoded by the coding sequence GTGCGTACGGCTCTTGAGCGGGCATGCGTTTTTGCGGATCGCGCTGTGCTCGTTGGGGATACCCCGGCTGATGTGAGGGGTGGGCTGGCCGGTGGCGTGCGTGTGGTGGCGGTGGCGACCGGGCGCAGCAGCACGGAGGATCTGCGGGAGGCTGGAGCTGAGGTTGTGGTTGACGACCTCTCCGACACACGGCAGGTACTGAAGTTGCTGACGAGTTGA
- a CDS encoding VOC family protein produces the protein MACRISELVLGCRDPEVLARFWCEVLDFVVLDREDDGTLEIGPREGFGGPQPTIILSRRDEPEKGKSRLHIDVNATDRDQDAELERLLKLGARPADIGQTGQEQWHVLTDPEGNEFCLLKARLNPL, from the coding sequence ATGGCATGTCGTATCAGTGAACTCGTCCTCGGTTGCCGCGACCCTGAGGTGCTGGCGCGGTTCTGGTGCGAGGTCCTGGACTTCGTCGTACTCGATCGCGAGGACGACGGCACGTTGGAGATCGGGCCGCGCGAAGGGTTCGGCGGTCCGCAGCCGACGATCATCCTCAGTCGCAGGGATGAGCCGGAGAAGGGGAAATCCCGGCTGCACATCGACGTCAACGCCACCGACCGCGATCAGGACGCCGAACTCGAACGCCTTCTGAAGCTTGGTGCGCGCCCGGCCGACATCGGTCAGACGGGGCAGGAGCAGTGGCATGTCCTGACCGACCCCGAAGGCAATGAGTTCTGCCTGCTCAAGGCCCGCCTCAACCCACTTTGA
- a CDS encoding serine/threonine-protein kinase codes for MPGYANVQELGRGGNGRVVIALHTATARHVAIKYLNEELGTSTAFRTAFQTEAKLLSSLNSPHVTQLYEYVEAQQGAAIVMELIAGAALRALLRQEGPTGPEAALVVLKGSLLGLAAAHSVDVVHRDYKPENVLVSMDGQSKLADFGIAARTGDHCKYGTPAYMAPEQWRQESATAATDVYAATVTFYECLTGVRPFNGTTWELLAQHVNAPVPLDDVPEAVRSLVLHGMAKDPAQRPENALAFLQELERVAASAYGPDWEERGQSRLAALAALLPLVFSHLKTTPVGAAADLALTVLPGGRRTQLLKRDALIAGAAALGVAAIMSLMPGGWAGQEAAHAEQTGAHAQAVTTLKPGDDDSSSPSGRTDTDSREDTSTDDGGRDTGTPRPSPSVGATAPEGPSRAGSDTGDGNSETPTPGPTTPGPGDDGDPSETPTPGPTTPDPGHHDDPSGTPTPGPTTPDTGHHDDPSGTPTPGPTTPDPSHSGVEGEPG; via the coding sequence GTGCCCGGCTATGCCAACGTCCAGGAGTTGGGCAGGGGAGGCAACGGCCGGGTCGTGATCGCCCTGCACACGGCGACCGCCCGGCATGTCGCGATCAAGTATCTCAATGAAGAACTGGGCACGAGCACTGCATTTCGCACCGCCTTCCAGACCGAGGCCAAGCTCCTCAGCAGTTTGAACTCGCCTCATGTGACGCAGCTGTACGAGTATGTCGAAGCGCAGCAGGGCGCCGCCATCGTCATGGAACTGATCGCCGGTGCTGCCCTGCGCGCGCTGCTGCGCCAGGAGGGCCCAACCGGACCCGAGGCCGCGCTGGTCGTACTCAAAGGGTCCCTCTTGGGCTTGGCCGCCGCTCACAGCGTGGACGTGGTGCATCGGGACTACAAGCCCGAAAACGTGCTGGTCAGCATGGACGGCCAGTCCAAACTGGCGGACTTCGGTATCGCCGCGCGTACCGGTGACCACTGCAAGTACGGCACACCGGCGTACATGGCACCCGAGCAGTGGAGGCAGGAGTCCGCCACCGCGGCCACCGACGTCTATGCCGCCACCGTCACCTTCTACGAGTGTCTCACCGGCGTACGCCCATTCAACGGCACGACGTGGGAACTCCTCGCGCAGCACGTCAACGCGCCGGTGCCGCTGGACGACGTGCCAGAAGCGGTGCGCAGCCTGGTACTGCACGGCATGGCCAAGGACCCGGCACAGCGACCGGAGAACGCCCTTGCCTTCCTCCAAGAATTGGAACGGGTCGCCGCGTCCGCGTACGGGCCCGATTGGGAAGAGCGTGGCCAAAGCCGCCTGGCCGCCCTAGCGGCCCTGCTGCCCCTGGTGTTCTCACACCTCAAGACGACCCCAGTAGGCGCTGCCGCGGACCTGGCCCTCACCGTGCTACCAGGAGGCCGCCGCACACAACTCCTCAAGCGAGATGCCCTGATCGCCGGAGCGGCTGCCCTGGGGGTAGCTGCGATCATGAGCTTGATGCCAGGAGGCTGGGCCGGTCAGGAAGCGGCTCACGCGGAACAGACCGGGGCGCACGCACAAGCCGTCACCACCCTCAAGCCGGGCGACGACGACTCCAGCAGTCCTTCGGGGAGGACGGACACAGACTCCAGGGAGGACACCTCTACAGACGACGGAGGTCGGGACACCGGGACACCACGACCATCACCGTCGGTAGGAGCTACCGCTCCCGAAGGACCGTCACGGGCGGGTTCGGACACGGGTGACGGGAATTCCGAGACTCCCACCCCCGGGCCGACGACTCCTGGTCCCGGCGATGATGGCGACCCCTCCGAGACTCCCACCCCCGGGCCGACCACCCCTGACCCCGGCCACCATGACGACCCCTCCGGGACCCCCACCCCGGGACCCACCACCCCTGACACCGGTCACCATGACGACCCCTCCGGGACCCCCACCCCCGGACCCACCACCCCTGACCCCAGCCACTCCGGGGTAGAGGGCGAGCCCGGGTGA
- a CDS encoding FadR/GntR family transcriptional regulator, translated as MPLSALRPTPLVEQATDRLREAIAGGEWPVGTKLPGETSLAKILGVGRSTVREALRALAGAGLVQARHGAGVFVIATKPQENWSTRLRQAAVTDAYEVRIAVEVEAAQLAAKRRTVDDLAALDAALDRRREAATSSDAEFVDADIALHAEVVAAAHNPVLTALFAEFLPVLRQALIDLVELLNLRSGDPNHGDESHAALVDAIARGDAEEAGRRLKEELQQTLTQLQTI; from the coding sequence ATGCCACTGAGCGCGCTGAGACCAACCCCCCTGGTCGAACAGGCCACCGACCGCCTGCGTGAGGCGATCGCGGGCGGGGAGTGGCCCGTAGGTACGAAGCTCCCCGGTGAGACCTCCCTCGCCAAGATCCTTGGCGTCGGCCGCTCCACCGTCCGCGAGGCGCTCCGCGCGCTCGCGGGGGCCGGACTGGTGCAGGCGCGCCATGGCGCCGGTGTATTCGTCATCGCCACCAAGCCCCAGGAGAACTGGTCGACCCGGCTCCGCCAGGCCGCCGTCACCGACGCCTACGAGGTCCGCATCGCTGTCGAGGTCGAGGCCGCACAGCTGGCCGCGAAACGCCGCACCGTAGACGACCTCGCTGCCCTGGATGCCGCCCTGGACCGCCGCCGTGAGGCGGCGACAAGCAGTGACGCCGAGTTCGTCGACGCCGACATCGCGCTGCACGCGGAAGTCGTCGCCGCGGCCCACAACCCTGTGCTGACCGCGCTGTTCGCCGAATTCCTCCCCGTGCTGCGGCAGGCACTGATCGACCTCGTGGAATTGCTCAACCTGCGCTCCGGCGACCCGAACCACGGCGACGAGAGTCATGCCGCCCTCGTCGACGCCATCGCGCGGGGGGATGCCGAGGAGGCGGGGCGTCGGTTGAAGGAGGAGCTCCAGCAGACGCTCACCCAGCTGCAAACCATCTGA
- the leuA gene encoding 2-isopropylmalate synthase yields the protein MTSSETTTFPTLRTPSAPRPAGAPAWNPQRPSAMPHHRYQAAHERVALPLKGRTWPSRRLEQAPLWVPVDLRDGNQALAEPMDTARKRRMFHLLVTMGFKEIEVGYPSASQTDFDFVRHLATSGAVPEDVTISVFTAARNDLIDRTIASIEGLPRVVIHLYTATAPAWRNVVLGRSRPEVHQLIHEAAAYLMRRAEEQQGADIRFEFSPEVFNLTEPDFVLEVCNNITELWDASPDRPVIHNLPATVEIATPNVYADQIEYMHRHLARRDAVILSVHPHNDRGTGVACAELAVLAGAQRVEGCLFGNGERTGNVDLVTLALNLYAQGVNPMVDFSDIDAVREVVEHCNRLPVHPRHPYGGDLVHTAFSGTHQDAISKGMDHHAKQAAVAGMAPQEAAWEVPYLPIDPGDIGRTYEEVIRINSQSGKGGIAHLLQTHYGLDLPRGMRPDFSRTVQRATDASGLELSHSELWELFRTTYIAPADDGPLALTSWETVQTGPGEHQFSCVLCADGQEQRLRGIGNGPLSALTHALGSVGMGADIRHFAEHATTAGPGSPAVAYVECEVDGATWWGAGWDTSPLAASVNAVMAGVNRARQARS from the coding sequence ATGACTTCCTCAGAGACCACGACATTTCCCACGCTGCGCACTCCGTCCGCGCCACGCCCGGCCGGTGCTCCGGCCTGGAATCCGCAGCGGCCGAGCGCGATGCCGCACCACCGCTACCAGGCCGCGCACGAGCGGGTCGCCCTCCCCCTCAAGGGCCGGACGTGGCCGTCCCGCCGTCTGGAGCAGGCTCCGTTGTGGGTGCCCGTCGACCTGCGCGACGGCAACCAGGCGCTGGCCGAACCGATGGATACCGCGCGCAAGCGCCGGATGTTCCACCTCCTGGTCACGATGGGCTTCAAGGAGATCGAGGTCGGCTACCCGTCCGCCAGCCAGACCGACTTCGACTTCGTACGTCACCTGGCGACGAGCGGCGCGGTCCCCGAGGACGTGACCATCTCCGTCTTCACAGCGGCCCGCAATGACCTCATCGACCGGACGATCGCCTCCATCGAGGGGCTCCCCCGCGTCGTCATCCACCTCTACACCGCCACCGCGCCGGCGTGGCGCAATGTCGTCCTGGGGCGCTCGCGCCCAGAGGTGCACCAGCTGATCCACGAGGCCGCGGCCTATCTGATGCGCCGGGCCGAGGAACAGCAGGGCGCCGATATCCGGTTCGAGTTCTCGCCCGAGGTCTTCAATCTGACCGAGCCGGACTTCGTCCTGGAGGTCTGCAACAACATCACCGAGCTGTGGGACGCCTCCCCCGACCGGCCGGTGATCCACAACCTGCCGGCCACGGTGGAGATCGCCACGCCCAACGTGTACGCGGACCAGATCGAGTACATGCACCGCCACCTGGCGCGCCGCGACGCGGTGATCCTCTCGGTGCACCCGCACAACGACCGCGGCACCGGGGTCGCCTGCGCCGAACTCGCCGTCCTGGCGGGCGCCCAGCGAGTGGAGGGCTGCCTGTTCGGCAACGGCGAGCGGACCGGCAACGTCGACCTGGTCACCCTCGCCCTCAACCTGTACGCGCAGGGCGTGAACCCGATGGTCGACTTCTCCGACATCGACGCGGTGCGCGAGGTGGTCGAGCACTGCAACAGGCTGCCGGTCCACCCCCGCCACCCGTACGGGGGCGACCTCGTGCACACCGCGTTCTCCGGTACGCACCAGGACGCCATCTCCAAGGGCATGGACCACCACGCCAAGCAGGCCGCCGTGGCAGGCATGGCTCCGCAGGAGGCGGCATGGGAGGTTCCGTACCTGCCGATCGATCCGGGTGACATCGGCCGCACGTACGAGGAAGTCATCCGGATCAACTCTCAGTCCGGCAAGGGCGGTATCGCGCACCTGCTCCAGACGCACTACGGCCTGGACCTGCCCAGGGGCATGCGCCCGGACTTCTCGCGCACGGTGCAGCGGGCCACCGACGCGAGCGGCCTCGAACTGTCGCACAGCGAGCTGTGGGAGCTGTTCCGCACCACCTACATTGCCCCGGCCGACGACGGTCCGCTCGCCCTCACGTCCTGGGAAACCGTCCAGACCGGTCCCGGCGAGCACCAGTTCAGTTGTGTCCTGTGCGCCGACGGGCAGGAGCAGCGGCTGCGGGGCATCGGCAACGGTCCGCTGTCGGCGCTCACCCACGCACTCGGCAGCGTGGGGATGGGTGCCGACATCCGCCACTTCGCCGAGCATGCGACGACGGCAGGGCCCGGCAGCCCCGCCGTCGCCTACGTCGAGTGCGAAGTGGATGGCGCCACCTGGTGGGGTGCCGGCTGGGACACCTCCCCGCTCGCCGCTTCGGTCAACGCGGTCATGGCCGGAGTCAATCGCGCCCGGCAGGCCCGCTCGTGA
- a CDS encoding ABC transporter ATP-binding protein: MNAAPVLRLRDVDFVRDGNPILHEISLTVRPGEHWALLGANGAGKSTLLSLMGALTHPTRGTVEVLGHELGRVDLRQLRTYVGHVDPRHAPRSPLRVRDVVLTGLTSTIEPVPRWRPADEQVTRADHLIGLLGLGARRQARWPTLSQGERGRALIARALLPDPRLLLLDEPATGLDVAGREQLIERIDTLQRTFPELSSVLVTHHMEELPPGTTHVMLLRDGRAANSGPVGEVLTSDQVSKCFDHPIRLTRTDGRWTVRTSRAPLP; the protein is encoded by the coding sequence GTGAACGCGGCTCCCGTACTGCGGTTGCGCGACGTGGACTTCGTCCGCGACGGCAATCCGATCCTGCACGAGATATCCCTGACGGTGCGGCCCGGTGAGCACTGGGCGCTACTCGGCGCGAACGGCGCGGGCAAGAGCACGCTGCTCAGCCTGATGGGGGCGCTCACCCACCCGACCCGGGGCACGGTCGAGGTCCTCGGCCATGAGCTGGGCAGGGTCGATCTGCGTCAACTGCGCACGTACGTCGGCCATGTCGACCCGCGTCACGCACCGCGCTCCCCCCTACGGGTTCGCGACGTGGTGCTCACCGGACTGACCAGCACCATCGAGCCGGTGCCCCGTTGGCGCCCGGCGGACGAGCAGGTCACGCGGGCCGACCACCTCATTGGACTGCTCGGTCTCGGGGCCCGTCGCCAGGCACGGTGGCCGACGCTGTCCCAGGGTGAGCGGGGCCGTGCGCTGATCGCGCGGGCGCTGCTGCCCGATCCGCGGTTGCTGCTGCTCGACGAGCCCGCCACCGGGCTTGACGTCGCCGGCCGCGAGCAGCTCATCGAACGGATCGACACACTGCAGCGCACCTTTCCGGAGCTGTCGTCGGTGCTGGTCACGCACCATATGGAGGAGCTTCCTCCGGGCACCACGCATGTGATGCTGCTGCGCGACGGCCGCGCTGCGAACTCCGGCCCCGTCGGCGAGGTTCTCACCAGCGATCAGGTCAGCAAGTGCTTTGACCACCCGATCCGGCTCACACGCACCGACGGCCGGTGGACCGTGCGCACGAGCCGCGCGCCCCTGCCGTAA
- the menC gene encoding o-succinylbenzoate synthase has protein sequence MRIERVELLHVSLPLVTPFRTSFGTMTSKDTFLLHIVTDEAEGWSEFAADPEPLYCSEFVAGAEIVIRDFLLPRVTALREPTTAALAPAMAAVKGHELAKAALETALLDAELRAHDMPLAAFLGSVHERVPAGVSVGIKNSLPELLDDVEKYLAEGYTRIKLKIEPGWDLEPVRAVRTRFGDTLPLQVDANTAYTLADAEHLRKLDAFDLLLIEEPLEENNLHAHALLQQRLTTPVCLDESIHTARDAAAAIAMDACRVINVKPARVGGYLEARRIHDLAAAHGVPVWCGGMLETGIGRAPNLALAALPGCTLPGDTSASSRYFAEDITEPFVLRDGHLPVPTAPGIGIAPLPDALARFTTATRELYSAGPGNRPRPTRVG, from the coding sequence ATGAGGATCGAACGGGTCGAACTGCTCCATGTCTCCCTTCCGCTGGTCACCCCCTTCCGTACCTCCTTCGGGACGATGACCAGCAAGGACACCTTTCTCCTGCACATCGTCACGGACGAGGCCGAGGGCTGGTCCGAGTTCGCCGCCGACCCGGAGCCGCTGTACTGCTCGGAGTTCGTCGCCGGTGCCGAGATCGTGATCCGCGACTTCCTGCTGCCGCGCGTCACCGCGCTCCGTGAACCGACGACAGCGGCCCTCGCGCCCGCCATGGCCGCGGTCAAGGGGCACGAGCTCGCCAAAGCGGCCCTGGAGACCGCCCTGCTCGACGCCGAGCTGCGGGCCCATGACATGCCACTCGCGGCCTTCCTCGGCTCGGTCCACGAGCGGGTGCCCGCCGGGGTCTCCGTCGGCATCAAGAACTCCCTCCCCGAACTTCTCGATGACGTGGAGAAGTACCTGGCCGAGGGCTACACCCGCATCAAGCTGAAGATCGAGCCGGGCTGGGATCTGGAGCCGGTGCGCGCGGTGCGCACCCGGTTCGGTGACACGCTGCCGCTACAGGTCGACGCCAACACCGCGTACACTCTCGCCGACGCCGAACACCTGCGGAAACTCGACGCGTTCGACCTGCTGCTCATCGAAGAGCCCCTGGAGGAGAACAACCTCCACGCCCACGCCCTGCTGCAGCAGCGCCTGACCACCCCGGTCTGCCTGGACGAGTCCATCCATACCGCGCGTGACGCCGCGGCAGCGATCGCGATGGACGCCTGCCGGGTCATCAACGTCAAGCCGGCCCGGGTCGGCGGCTACCTCGAAGCACGCCGCATCCACGACCTCGCCGCCGCCCACGGCGTCCCGGTGTGGTGCGGCGGCATGCTGGAGACCGGCATCGGCCGGGCCCCCAACCTGGCGCTCGCCGCGCTGCCCGGATGCACCCTTCCCGGCGACACCTCGGCCTCCAGCCGGTACTTCGCCGAGGACATCACCGAGCCGTTCGTCCTGCGGGACGGCCACCTGCCCGTGCCGACCGCGCCCGGCATCGGCATCGCCCCGCTGCCGGACGCCCTGGCCCGATTCACCACGGCCACCCGGGAGTTGTACAGCGCCGGACCGGGGAACCGGCCCCGGCCGACCCGGGTAGGTTGA
- a CDS encoding chorismate synthase, with product MTSVTISDLGRTPDEAPAAEAEAVASAAARTAGVTVRTVDDVAGIRAVADFLADVWQLPRATPPYPTEVLHSLVHAGGAVHAAYAADQRSERPVGASVAVFGPPAERAVYSFVAAATASDRGVGYAVKQAQRAWALERGAHTMRWTFDPLVSRNARFNLVKLGAVGAEYLVDLYGPMSDGVNDGDESDRLTADWDLVTGTARAADPAEGRADATVFRHAPDGGPLALRDDRRLWCRVPEDIVALRAADPALALRWRHAVREVFTDAYGEGFRATAMSRDGWYLLTPHTPHTPHTVDTSPTPDTPALEATSEDPRT from the coding sequence ATGACATCTGTGACGATCTCCGACCTGGGGCGCACGCCGGACGAGGCGCCCGCGGCCGAAGCCGAGGCGGTTGCCTCCGCCGCCGCCCGCACCGCCGGAGTCACCGTCCGCACCGTGGACGACGTGGCCGGTATACGGGCGGTGGCCGACTTCCTCGCCGATGTGTGGCAGCTTCCGCGCGCCACCCCGCCCTACCCGACGGAGGTGCTGCACAGCCTCGTCCACGCGGGAGGCGCGGTGCATGCCGCGTACGCCGCCGACCAGCGGAGTGAGCGGCCGGTCGGGGCGTCGGTCGCCGTCTTCGGGCCGCCCGCCGAGCGTGCCGTGTACTCGTTCGTGGCGGCGGCCACCGCCTCGGACCGGGGCGTCGGCTACGCGGTCAAGCAGGCCCAGCGGGCGTGGGCGCTGGAGCGCGGGGCGCACACCATGCGCTGGACCTTCGACCCGCTGGTCAGCCGTAACGCCCGGTTCAACCTGGTCAAGCTGGGCGCCGTCGGAGCCGAATACCTGGTCGACCTCTACGGACCGATGAGCGACGGTGTGAACGACGGCGACGAGAGCGACCGGCTCACCGCCGACTGGGACCTCGTCACGGGGACGGCGCGGGCTGCCGACCCCGCCGAGGGCCGCGCGGACGCCACCGTCTTCCGGCACGCCCCGGACGGCGGCCCGCTCGCCCTCCGGGACGACCGGCGCTTGTGGTGCCGGGTGCCCGAGGACATCGTCGCGCTGCGCGCCGCCGACCCGGCCCTGGCGCTGCGCTGGCGGCACGCCGTACGGGAGGTCTTCACCGACGCGTACGGAGAGGGTTTCCGGGCGACCGCGATGTCACGCGACGGCTGGTACCTTCTCACCCCGCACACCCCGCACACCCCGCACACCGTGGACACGTCCCCCACCCCGGACACCCCTGCCCTCGAGGCCACTTCGGAGGACCCGCGCACATGA